The Neomonachus schauinslandi chromosome 11, ASM220157v2, whole genome shotgun sequence genome contains a region encoding:
- the LOC110593484 gene encoding cytochrome c oxidase assembly factor 4 homolog, mitochondrial: MSTQGHTWARQVKKEDEEEDPLDQLISRSGCAASHYAVQECMAQHQDWRQCQPQVQAFRDCMSEQQARRREELQRRKEQGSAHH; this comes from the coding sequence ATGTCAACTCAAGGCCATACCTGGGCCCGACAGGTGAagaaggaagatgaggaagaggacCCGCTGGACCAGCTGATCTCCCGTTCTGGCTGTGCGGCTTCCCATTATGCAGTACAAGAGTGCATGGCCCAGCACCAGGACTGGCGACAGTGTCAGCCACAGGTACAGGCCTTCAGGGACTGCATGAGTGAACAGCAGGCAAGGCGCAGGGAGGAGCTCCAGAGGAGGAAAGAGCAAGGCAGTGCCCACCACTGA